A part of Prolixibacteraceae bacterium genomic DNA contains:
- a CDS encoding (2Fe-2S) ferredoxin domain-containing protein, with amino-acid sequence MTKVKNLEELVKLRNKLKDKIQVRTITEGNDLVARIRVAMGTCGIASGAKETFEALISEVERLDLKVLITTTGCMGACYAEPTVEVTLPNQEPIIFGEVDSKRAVDIINEYIIKGKLIDGVVPQNYQSI; translated from the coding sequence ATGACCAAAGTGAAGAACTTAGAAGAACTCGTAAAGCTTCGCAACAAGTTAAAAGATAAGATTCAAGTGCGAACTATCACCGAAGGGAATGATCTTGTTGCAAGGATACGTGTGGCCATGGGAACATGTGGTATTGCCTCGGGAGCCAAAGAGACTTTCGAAGCTTTGATTTCTGAAGTAGAACGTTTAGACCTGAAGGTGTTAATAACCACAACAGGTTGTATGGGAGCTTGCTATGCTGAACCAACAGTAGAAGTAACGCTACCTAACCAAGAGCCTATTATTTTTGGTGAAGTAGATAGCAAAAGAGCAGTGGATATTATTAACGAGTATATCATTAAAGGTAAGCTTATTGACGGAGTAGTTCCTCAGAATTACCAATCTATTTAA
- a CDS encoding ATP-binding protein, translating to MKEIADHIIDLIENSIRADAKHISVVYKDDGDKKSFCIEDNGKGMSSEEVSRALDPFYTTKTSKRIGLGLSLTRQSVLQSHGVFHLYSTPKKGTKVIFTYPKKDIDCPPNGDIIKSMVQSIMAHPDIDFSLSYQEKENVLVDTSFLNYEERLSIKYSDLYAYVEEAYVEIDWNGF from the coding sequence ATGAAAGAGATCGCAGACCATATTATCGACCTGATAGAGAATAGTATTAGAGCAGATGCAAAACATATCTCTGTGGTCTACAAAGATGATGGAGACAAAAAGTCTTTTTGTATAGAGGATAATGGTAAAGGGATGAGTTCAGAAGAGGTGTCGCGAGCCTTAGATCCATTCTATACGACCAAGACCTCTAAACGTATCGGTTTAGGACTATCATTAACACGACAAAGTGTGCTTCAAAGCCACGGTGTGTTTCACCTCTATTCGACACCTAAAAAAGGGACAAAGGTGATCTTCACATATCCAAAGAAGGATATTGATTGTCCACCAAATGGAGATATCATAAAGAGTATGGTTCAAAGTATCATGGCTCACCCTGATATCGATTTTAGTTTGTCTTACCAAGAGAAAGAGAATGTACTGGTCGACACGTCCTTCTTGAATTATGAGGAACGGTTGTCCATAAAATATAGCGATCTATATGCCTATGTGGAAGAGGCGTATGTGGAGATCGACTGGAATGGATTCTAA
- a CDS encoding PHP domain-containing protein: MIYRGDLHIHTTLSPCGDLEMTPVQILERAKALSWDFIGITDHNDTRQAPIIATLGNQMGITVFIGAEICSSEEVHLLAYVPTEMARAALQEYLKTYRLKVANRACYFGDQVVVSTDEMILINEEDLLLTALSQDVYQVTDFVHSLGGVVVAAHVDRPSYSLISTLGFIPDDLPLDGVEYYRSSEEIDSTKWCCIQNSDAHYLKDMQPNRCEYHMSHLSFDGLKTCFRNHQIHII, encoded by the coding sequence ATGATTTATCGTGGAGACCTACATATCCATACAACGCTTTCTCCTTGTGGTGACTTGGAGATGACTCCTGTGCAAATACTAGAAAGAGCCAAAGCATTGTCATGGGATTTTATTGGAATCACCGATCATAACGACACTAGGCAAGCCCCCATCATCGCGACACTAGGTAACCAGATGGGAATTACGGTATTTATTGGTGCAGAGATATGCAGTAGTGAAGAGGTACACCTCTTGGCTTATGTTCCCACAGAGATGGCTAGAGCGGCCTTACAAGAATATTTAAAGACCTATCGGTTAAAGGTGGCCAATCGGGCATGTTATTTTGGTGATCAGGTAGTCGTATCGACAGATGAGATGATTTTGATTAATGAAGAAGACCTCCTGTTAACGGCACTATCTCAAGATGTCTATCAAGTGACAGACTTTGTACATTCATTGGGAGGTGTGGTTGTGGCTGCCCATGTTGATCGTCCAAGTTATAGTTTGATTTCGACGCTCGGTTTTATTCCAGATGATTTGCCTTTGGATGGGGTTGAATATTATCGCAGTTCAGAAGAAATAGATTCTACCAAATGGTGTTGTATTCAAAATAGTGATGCCCATTACTTGAAAGATATGCAGCCTAATAGGTGTGAATATCATATGAGTCATTTAAGCTTTGATGGGCTTAAAACATGTTTTAGAAACCACCAAATTCACATCATATGA
- a CDS encoding 4Fe-4S dicluster domain-containing protein gives MKRETLLKYVTVSIPKCHGCTHCMRHCPVEAIRIRRGVANIDHQKCILCGRCLDDCAYHAISLVSPKSNDENRGKVRLLVIQEGFFGHFPNDKHEEVRQALRKLDYHHIIDCRDYQRLQTLWSRLNDIDDDQKDISTHCNVIKTMVQNGEMETEHDIRFVPTVSELVIGAIHLLYEDHLRSRTSITMTTHCMSENYHHGSHNLDIFLADETVSTVSLVNEIQKKVWKREVGIDNPDTSSSMTPSCREKASVSISGIKEVLEWVHKNDLKPDDYRRDYHLEGCKYGCFNGSYMSEYPSIIRRREANHSPRLKERHDHKVQRVITSLSEFWEFTSTPIVPPQEGFQEALIRSERVRKLMCLLPGIDCGVCGAPNCLALAKDISRGSARLAHCVLLDLKWMKNRHVGIDTTMLQLEKIWGDKVLQMDCTKKGAKNEVIPNRRKK, from the coding sequence TTGAAAAGAGAGACGCTTCTGAAATATGTCACCGTTTCTATTCCCAAATGCCATGGGTGTACTCACTGTATGCGTCATTGCCCTGTCGAGGCCATACGTATCAGAAGAGGTGTGGCCAACATTGATCATCAAAAGTGTATTCTTTGTGGTCGATGCTTGGATGACTGTGCATACCATGCCATCTCCTTAGTATCTCCGAAATCCAATGATGAGAACAGAGGTAAAGTACGTCTCTTGGTGATTCAAGAAGGTTTCTTTGGCCATTTTCCTAATGACAAGCATGAAGAGGTTAGACAAGCTCTTCGCAAGTTAGACTATCACCATATTATTGATTGCCGTGATTATCAAAGACTTCAAACGTTATGGAGTAGGCTAAACGATATCGATGACGATCAGAAAGATATTTCGACACACTGTAATGTGATCAAAACGATGGTTCAAAATGGAGAGATGGAGACTGAACATGATATCCGTTTTGTACCAACGGTTTCGGAGCTCGTTATTGGTGCCATCCATCTTCTTTATGAAGACCATTTGAGAAGTCGTACATCGATCACCATGACGACACACTGTATGTCGGAGAACTACCATCATGGGAGTCATAATCTCGATATCTTTCTTGCTGATGAGACTGTCTCTACGGTATCTCTTGTTAATGAGATACAGAAAAAGGTGTGGAAACGAGAGGTGGGTATAGATAATCCCGATACATCCTCTTCGATGACTCCTTCATGTAGAGAGAAGGCTTCGGTATCTATTTCGGGGATTAAAGAGGTGTTAGAGTGGGTTCATAAGAATGATTTGAAGCCAGACGATTATAGACGCGACTATCATTTAGAGGGCTGTAAGTATGGCTGTTTTAATGGCTCTTATATGTCAGAATATCCATCTATTATTCGTCGAAGAGAGGCCAACCACTCCCCTAGACTGAAAGAGAGACATGACCATAAGGTTCAAAGGGTAATCACATCACTATCGGAGTTTTGGGAGTTTACCTCAACCCCAATAGTGCCCCCACAAGAGGGATTCCAAGAGGCATTAATTCGATCGGAAAGGGTTCGAAAGCTAATGTGTCTTCTTCCAGGCATTGATTGTGGAGTATGTGGTGCACCGAACTGTTTGGCACTTGCAAAAGATATTTCGAGAGGATCAGCAAGATTGGCTCATTGTGTGCTTTTGGATTTAAAATGGATGAAGAACCGCCATGTTGGTATTGACACCACTATGCTTCAGTTAGAGAAGATATGGGGAGATAAAGTTTTACAAATGGATTGTACTAAGAAAGGAGCAAAGAATGAAGTTATCCCAAATCGTAGAAAGAAATAA
- a CDS encoding ATP-binding protein, producing the protein MKYQFEVAGGDFSHAGFVSIEIKKIMKRLHLPPAFIRKLSIANYEAEVNIIAHAYDGVVDLEITQEKITTTFTDRGPGIASIQDAMQEGFSTASDKVREMGFGAGMGLPNMKRNSDSMEIHTKQNEGTIVILSHMVPIA; encoded by the coding sequence ATGAAATATCAATTTGAGGTAGCAGGTGGAGACTTTTCTCATGCAGGATTTGTTTCGATCGAGATAAAGAAGATCATGAAGCGTTTGCACCTACCCCCAGCTTTTATTCGTAAGTTATCTATTGCGAACTATGAAGCGGAGGTCAATATCATTGCACATGCTTATGATGGAGTTGTCGATCTAGAGATTACCCAAGAGAAGATCACAACAACATTTACAGATCGAGGTCCAGGTATTGCTTCCATTCAGGATGCGATGCAAGAGGGTTTCTCCACAGCATCAGACAAAGTGAGAGAGATGGGGTTTGGAGCAGGGATGGGACTTCCCAATATGAAGCGAAACAGCGATAGTATGGAGATCCATACGAAGCAGAACGAAGGAACTATAGTTATACTATCTCATATGGTTCCGATAGCGTAA
- a CDS encoding IS30 family transposase: MGQLVIKQRYLIELMLATGASFESIGSAINKNKSVISREVKRNSNPETGCYCAIYAEALCRERHRNKRKQIVLDGAMKDYIKHYLEKGLSPEQINGRSKLKGISCVSHETIYTYIWEDKIAGGEIYKSLRRKHKKYSRRGAKNEFRGKMEGRVSIDQRPKIVEEKQRFGDLEIDTIIGKNRKGAILTINDRSTGLCWIRLLNGKNAKALAKQTIDVLTPFKDLIHTITSDNGREFYEHKHIAESLKVDFYFAHPYHSWERGANENLNGLIRQYIPKGSSFENLTQKEIDWIQAKLNNRPRKRYGYHKPIEMYNKLKLDRKVAFVA, encoded by the coding sequence ATGGGACAACTCGTAATAAAACAAAGATACTTAATTGAATTGATGCTTGCAACAGGAGCTAGTTTCGAATCGATAGGCTCTGCAATCAACAAAAACAAGTCAGTAATAAGTAGGGAAGTAAAAAGGAATAGTAATCCAGAAACTGGATGTTATTGTGCGATCTATGCAGAAGCTTTATGTAGAGAAAGACATCGTAACAAGCGAAAGCAGATTGTATTAGATGGAGCGATGAAAGACTATATTAAACATTACTTGGAGAAAGGCTTGAGTCCAGAACAGATTAATGGCAGAAGTAAATTAAAAGGGATTTCTTGTGTGTCACATGAAACGATATACACCTATATCTGGGAGGATAAGATTGCAGGTGGAGAGATTTATAAGTCATTGAGACGCAAACATAAGAAATACTCCAGAAGAGGTGCAAAGAACGAATTTCGGGGCAAAATGGAAGGTCGCGTAAGTATAGACCAGCGTCCTAAAATTGTGGAAGAGAAACAACGCTTTGGAGACTTAGAAATAGACACAATTATTGGAAAGAACCGGAAAGGGGCAATTCTCACTATTAACGACAGGTCTACAGGGCTGTGCTGGATAAGGTTATTAAATGGAAAGAATGCCAAAGCTCTTGCAAAGCAAACTATTGATGTATTAACCCCCTTTAAAGATCTAATACACACCATTACATCTGATAATGGAAGAGAGTTCTATGAGCATAAGCATATTGCAGAATCACTAAAGGTGGACTTCTACTTTGCTCATCCATATCATTCTTGGGAAAGAGGTGCAAATGAGAATCTAAATGGATTGATTAGACAGTATATACCTAAAGGAAGCTCTTTTGAGAACTTAACACAAAAGGAAATAGACTGGATACAAGCTAAGCTTAATAATAGACCTCGTAAGAGATATGGATATCATAAGCCTATTGAAATGTATAATAAGCTAAAACTTGATAGAAAAGTTGCATTTGTCGCTTGA